The Carettochelys insculpta isolate YL-2023 chromosome 23, ASM3395843v1, whole genome shotgun sequence genome has a window encoding:
- the LOC142000993 gene encoding inositol 2-dehydrogenase-like isoform X3 translates to MGRKKKTLHDYAAEFTDLGVKRHLIEHGAAGESSVVETLYCKSCELPMRVRRDRILEHLSSGRHYRNRRLVKQHGLRTPILISADSELGTSLSMQLDTPSLLSQPSFILSTNPCITSTGTSYSMVPSPLSYHKSLIPVHPSAISSTTTIVSAREDQTPSTSTSHPSAFAALHMRNAPFPSKQNTQRLVISEASNSVASGGSVGRYSSNGTSGSNIGLALFGVGLGNKALFQSLMEENGCCLLYIVEDQLPDVERAFSTEFLANIRVLRQQDADIVLNDQRVSGAIICSPPEAASEIVIDALRAGKGVFCEKLPSLDRQTAEACFDEADRCGRPLVCGFYKRFDPALQFLYKKVRDSQALGTIHRISTVSSIYPAASLSFLKKSGGIFYNAAVHDIDIISLLLGESAPDTIFSLGHAFCADMAYLKDADTVAVSMKFPSGAIVTLDISQHCTTSCDQRLEVHGSQGTLRVDNQNPLGITEHGTSVSIYSQTQADRYKEAYRELFRHFLRTLKELAFLVTAK, encoded by the exons ATGGGGCGCAAGAAGAAAACGCTGCACGACTACGCGGCCGAGTTCACCGACCTGGGCGTCAAGCGGCACCTGATCGAGCACGGCGCCGCCGGGGAGAGCTCGGTGGTGGAGACGCTCTACTGCAAGTCCTGCGAGCTGCCCATGCGGGTGCGGCGGGACCGCATCCTGGAGCACCTCTCCTCCGGCCGGCACTACCGCAACCGCCGCCTGGTCAAGCAGCACGGCCTCCGCACGCCCATCCTCAT ATCTGCAGATTCAGAACTTGGTACCAGCCTTTCCATGCAACTTGATACGCCTTCCCTACTTTCTCAGCCTTCATTTATTCTCTCAACCAACCCTTGCATcaccagcactggcaccagctaCAGCATGGTCCCATCTCCACTTTCCTACCACAAGTCCTTGATCCCTGTTCACCCTAGCGCCATCAGCTCTACAACCACCATTGTGTCTGCCAGAGAAGACCAAACACCTTCTACCTCCACAAGTCATCCTTCCGCATTTGCTGCCCTCCATATGAGAAATGCGCCTTTTCCCTCAAAACAGAACACCCAAAGACTTGTGATTTCTGAGGCATCCAACAGTGTTGCTTCTGGAGGGTCAGTGGGACGATACAGCAGTAATGGGACTTCAGGAAGCAATATCGGTCTTGCCCTCTTTGGTGTGGGGCTTGGTAACAAAGCCTTGTTTCAGAGTTTAATGGAAGAAAATGGCTGCTGTTTGCTTTACATTGTGGAGGATCAGCTACCAGACGTGGAACGTGCCTTCAGTACGGAATTCCTGGCTAATATCAGGGTGTTACGACAGCAGGATGCCGACATAGTGCTCAACGATCAACG TGTCTCTGGAGCCATCATCTGTTCCCCACCTGAAGCAGCTTCTGAAATTGTGATAGATGCTTTACGAGCAG GGAAAGGTGTGTTTTGTGAAAAGCTACCCAGTTTAGACAGGCAGACAGCGGAGGCTTGTTTCGATGAAGCTGACAGATGTGGAAGACCATTAGTCTGTGGATTCTACAA GCGTTTTGATCCAGCCCTGCAGTTCTTGTATAAAAAAGTCCGTGACAGCCAGGCACTGGGGACGATTCATCGGATTTCGACAGTTAGCAGCATATATCCAGCAGCATCTCTTAGCTTCCTAAAAAAGTCAG GTGGGATTTTCTATAATGCTGCTGTACATGATATTGACATTATCAGTTTATTGCTGGGAGAAAGTGCACCAGATACAATATTTTCACTGGGACATGCTTTCTGTGCAG ACATGGCCTACTTGAAGGATGCAGACACGGTAGCAGTCAGCATGAAATTTCCTAGTGGAGCAATTGTTACTTTGGACATCAGTCAGCACTGTACTACAAGCTGTGATCAGAGATTAGAG GTTCATGGTTCTCAAGGAACATTACGGGTAGATAATCAGAATCCCTTGGGAATTACAGAACATGGAACGTCTGTATCCATATATTCACAAACCCAGGCTGATCGTTACAAAGAAGCATACAGAGAACTCTTTAGACACTTTCTCAGAACCCTcaaag AATTGGCATTTCTGGTGACAGCCAAATAA
- the LOC142000993 gene encoding streptomycin biosynthesis protein StrI-like isoform X1, whose product MGRKKKTLHDYAAEFTDLGVKRHLIEHGAAGESSVVETLYCKSCELPMRVRRDRILEHLSSGRHYRNRRLVKQHGLRTPILISADSELGTSLSMQLDTPSLLSQPSFILSTNPCITSTGTSYSMVPSPLSYHKSLIPVHPSAISSTTTIVSAREDQTPSTSTSHPSAFAALHMRNAPFPSKQNTQRLVISEASNSVASGGSVGRYSSNGTSGSNIGLALFGVGLGNKALFQSLMEENGCCLLYIVEDQLPDVERAFSTEFLANIRVLRQQDADIVLNDQRVSGAIICSPPEAASEIVIDALRAGKGVFCEKLPSLDRQTAEACFDEADRCGRPLVCGFYKRFDPALQFLYKKVRDSQALGTIHRISTVSSIYPAASLSFLKKSGGIFYNAAVHDIDIISLLLGESAPDTIFSLGHAFCADMAYLKDADTVAVSMKFPSGAIVTLDISQHCTTSCDQRLEVHGSQGTLRVDNQNPLGITEHGTSVSIYSQTQADRYKEAYRELFRHFLRTLKGKEPPVITKEQFLWTIQVAAAAEQSWRNGSAVDLRNEAIDVSLIKTEIM is encoded by the exons ATGGGGCGCAAGAAGAAAACGCTGCACGACTACGCGGCCGAGTTCACCGACCTGGGCGTCAAGCGGCACCTGATCGAGCACGGCGCCGCCGGGGAGAGCTCGGTGGTGGAGACGCTCTACTGCAAGTCCTGCGAGCTGCCCATGCGGGTGCGGCGGGACCGCATCCTGGAGCACCTCTCCTCCGGCCGGCACTACCGCAACCGCCGCCTGGTCAAGCAGCACGGCCTCCGCACGCCCATCCTCAT ATCTGCAGATTCAGAACTTGGTACCAGCCTTTCCATGCAACTTGATACGCCTTCCCTACTTTCTCAGCCTTCATTTATTCTCTCAACCAACCCTTGCATcaccagcactggcaccagctaCAGCATGGTCCCATCTCCACTTTCCTACCACAAGTCCTTGATCCCTGTTCACCCTAGCGCCATCAGCTCTACAACCACCATTGTGTCTGCCAGAGAAGACCAAACACCTTCTACCTCCACAAGTCATCCTTCCGCATTTGCTGCCCTCCATATGAGAAATGCGCCTTTTCCCTCAAAACAGAACACCCAAAGACTTGTGATTTCTGAGGCATCCAACAGTGTTGCTTCTGGAGGGTCAGTGGGACGATACAGCAGTAATGGGACTTCAGGAAGCAATATCGGTCTTGCCCTCTTTGGTGTGGGGCTTGGTAACAAAGCCTTGTTTCAGAGTTTAATGGAAGAAAATGGCTGCTGTTTGCTTTACATTGTGGAGGATCAGCTACCAGACGTGGAACGTGCCTTCAGTACGGAATTCCTGGCTAATATCAGGGTGTTACGACAGCAGGATGCCGACATAGTGCTCAACGATCAACG TGTCTCTGGAGCCATCATCTGTTCCCCACCTGAAGCAGCTTCTGAAATTGTGATAGATGCTTTACGAGCAG GGAAAGGTGTGTTTTGTGAAAAGCTACCCAGTTTAGACAGGCAGACAGCGGAGGCTTGTTTCGATGAAGCTGACAGATGTGGAAGACCATTAGTCTGTGGATTCTACAA GCGTTTTGATCCAGCCCTGCAGTTCTTGTATAAAAAAGTCCGTGACAGCCAGGCACTGGGGACGATTCATCGGATTTCGACAGTTAGCAGCATATATCCAGCAGCATCTCTTAGCTTCCTAAAAAAGTCAG GTGGGATTTTCTATAATGCTGCTGTACATGATATTGACATTATCAGTTTATTGCTGGGAGAAAGTGCACCAGATACAATATTTTCACTGGGACATGCTTTCTGTGCAG ACATGGCCTACTTGAAGGATGCAGACACGGTAGCAGTCAGCATGAAATTTCCTAGTGGAGCAATTGTTACTTTGGACATCAGTCAGCACTGTACTACAAGCTGTGATCAGAGATTAGAG GTTCATGGTTCTCAAGGAACATTACGGGTAGATAATCAGAATCCCTTGGGAATTACAGAACATGGAACGTCTGTATCCATATATTCACAAACCCAGGCTGATCGTTACAAAGAAGCATACAGAGAACTCTTTAGACACTTTCTCAGAACCCTcaaag GCAAAGAACCCCCTGTTATCACCAAAGAGCAGTTTCTCTGGACCATTCAGgtagctgcagctgctgagcagtcTTGGAGGAACGGATCTGCTGTAGACTTACGCAACGAAGCAATAGATGTGTCTCTAATCAAGACTGAAATAATGTGA
- the LOC142000993 gene encoding inositol 2-dehydrogenase-like isoform X4: MGRKKKTLHDYAAEFTDLGVKRHLIEHGAAGESSVVETLYCKSCELPMRVRRDRILEHLSSGRHYRNRRLVKQHGLRTPILISADSELGTSLSMQLDTPSLLSQPSFILSTNPCITSTGTSYSMVPSPLSYHKSLIPVHPSAISSTTTIVSAREDQTPSTSTSHPSAFAALHMRNAPFPSKQNTQRLVISEASNSVASGGSVGRYSSNGTSGSNIGLALFGVGLGNKALFQSLMEENGCCLLYIVEDQLPDVERAFSTEFLANIRVLRQQDADIVLNDQRVSGAIICSPPEAASEIVIDALRAGKGVFCEKLPSLDRQTAEACFDEADRCGRPLVCGFYKRFDPALQFLYKKVRDSQALGTIHRISTVSSIYPAASLSFLKKSGGIFYNAAVHDIDIISLLLGESAPDTIFSLGHAFCADMAYLKDADTVAVSMKFPSGAIVTLDISQHCTTSCDQRLEVHGSQGTLRVDNQNPLGITEHGTSVSIYSQTQADRYKEAYRELFRHFLRTLKGSAGS, encoded by the exons ATGGGGCGCAAGAAGAAAACGCTGCACGACTACGCGGCCGAGTTCACCGACCTGGGCGTCAAGCGGCACCTGATCGAGCACGGCGCCGCCGGGGAGAGCTCGGTGGTGGAGACGCTCTACTGCAAGTCCTGCGAGCTGCCCATGCGGGTGCGGCGGGACCGCATCCTGGAGCACCTCTCCTCCGGCCGGCACTACCGCAACCGCCGCCTGGTCAAGCAGCACGGCCTCCGCACGCCCATCCTCAT ATCTGCAGATTCAGAACTTGGTACCAGCCTTTCCATGCAACTTGATACGCCTTCCCTACTTTCTCAGCCTTCATTTATTCTCTCAACCAACCCTTGCATcaccagcactggcaccagctaCAGCATGGTCCCATCTCCACTTTCCTACCACAAGTCCTTGATCCCTGTTCACCCTAGCGCCATCAGCTCTACAACCACCATTGTGTCTGCCAGAGAAGACCAAACACCTTCTACCTCCACAAGTCATCCTTCCGCATTTGCTGCCCTCCATATGAGAAATGCGCCTTTTCCCTCAAAACAGAACACCCAAAGACTTGTGATTTCTGAGGCATCCAACAGTGTTGCTTCTGGAGGGTCAGTGGGACGATACAGCAGTAATGGGACTTCAGGAAGCAATATCGGTCTTGCCCTCTTTGGTGTGGGGCTTGGTAACAAAGCCTTGTTTCAGAGTTTAATGGAAGAAAATGGCTGCTGTTTGCTTTACATTGTGGAGGATCAGCTACCAGACGTGGAACGTGCCTTCAGTACGGAATTCCTGGCTAATATCAGGGTGTTACGACAGCAGGATGCCGACATAGTGCTCAACGATCAACG TGTCTCTGGAGCCATCATCTGTTCCCCACCTGAAGCAGCTTCTGAAATTGTGATAGATGCTTTACGAGCAG GGAAAGGTGTGTTTTGTGAAAAGCTACCCAGTTTAGACAGGCAGACAGCGGAGGCTTGTTTCGATGAAGCTGACAGATGTGGAAGACCATTAGTCTGTGGATTCTACAA GCGTTTTGATCCAGCCCTGCAGTTCTTGTATAAAAAAGTCCGTGACAGCCAGGCACTGGGGACGATTCATCGGATTTCGACAGTTAGCAGCATATATCCAGCAGCATCTCTTAGCTTCCTAAAAAAGTCAG GTGGGATTTTCTATAATGCTGCTGTACATGATATTGACATTATCAGTTTATTGCTGGGAGAAAGTGCACCAGATACAATATTTTCACTGGGACATGCTTTCTGTGCAG ACATGGCCTACTTGAAGGATGCAGACACGGTAGCAGTCAGCATGAAATTTCCTAGTGGAGCAATTGTTACTTTGGACATCAGTCAGCACTGTACTACAAGCTGTGATCAGAGATTAGAG GTTCATGGTTCTCAAGGAACATTACGGGTAGATAATCAGAATCCCTTGGGAATTACAGAACATGGAACGTCTGTATCCATATATTCACAAACCCAGGCTGATCGTTACAAAGAAGCATACAGAGAACTCTTTAGACACTTTCTCAGAACCCTcaaag GATCAGCTGGCTCCTGA
- the LOC142000993 gene encoding uncharacterized protein LOC142000993 isoform X5, whose translation MGRKKKTLHDYAAEFTDLGVKRHLIEHGAAGESSVVETLYCKSCELPMRVRRDRILEHLSSGRHYRNRRLVKQHGLRTPILISADSELGTSLSMQLDTPSLLSQPSFILSTNPCITSTGTSYSMVPSPLSYHKSLIPVHPSAISSTTTIVSAREDQTPSTSTSHPSAFAALHMRNAPFPSKQNTQRLVISEASNSVASGGSVGRYSSNGTSGSNIGLALFGVGLGNKALFQSLMEENGCCLLYIVEDQLPDVERAFSTEFLANIRVLRQQDADIVLNDQRVSGAIICSPPEAASEIVIDALRAGGIFYNAAVHDIDIISLLLGESAPDTIFSLGHAFCADMAYLKDADTVAVSMKFPSGAIVTLDISQHCTTSCDQRLEVHGSQGTLRVDNQNPLGITEHGTSVSIYSQTQADRYKEAYRELFRHFLRTLKGKEPPVITKEQFLWTIQVAAAAEQSWRNGSAVDLRNEAIDVSLIKTEIM comes from the exons ATGGGGCGCAAGAAGAAAACGCTGCACGACTACGCGGCCGAGTTCACCGACCTGGGCGTCAAGCGGCACCTGATCGAGCACGGCGCCGCCGGGGAGAGCTCGGTGGTGGAGACGCTCTACTGCAAGTCCTGCGAGCTGCCCATGCGGGTGCGGCGGGACCGCATCCTGGAGCACCTCTCCTCCGGCCGGCACTACCGCAACCGCCGCCTGGTCAAGCAGCACGGCCTCCGCACGCCCATCCTCAT ATCTGCAGATTCAGAACTTGGTACCAGCCTTTCCATGCAACTTGATACGCCTTCCCTACTTTCTCAGCCTTCATTTATTCTCTCAACCAACCCTTGCATcaccagcactggcaccagctaCAGCATGGTCCCATCTCCACTTTCCTACCACAAGTCCTTGATCCCTGTTCACCCTAGCGCCATCAGCTCTACAACCACCATTGTGTCTGCCAGAGAAGACCAAACACCTTCTACCTCCACAAGTCATCCTTCCGCATTTGCTGCCCTCCATATGAGAAATGCGCCTTTTCCCTCAAAACAGAACACCCAAAGACTTGTGATTTCTGAGGCATCCAACAGTGTTGCTTCTGGAGGGTCAGTGGGACGATACAGCAGTAATGGGACTTCAGGAAGCAATATCGGTCTTGCCCTCTTTGGTGTGGGGCTTGGTAACAAAGCCTTGTTTCAGAGTTTAATGGAAGAAAATGGCTGCTGTTTGCTTTACATTGTGGAGGATCAGCTACCAGACGTGGAACGTGCCTTCAGTACGGAATTCCTGGCTAATATCAGGGTGTTACGACAGCAGGATGCCGACATAGTGCTCAACGATCAACG TGTCTCTGGAGCCATCATCTGTTCCCCACCTGAAGCAGCTTCTGAAATTGTGATAGATGCTTTACGAGCAG GTGGGATTTTCTATAATGCTGCTGTACATGATATTGACATTATCAGTTTATTGCTGGGAGAAAGTGCACCAGATACAATATTTTCACTGGGACATGCTTTCTGTGCAG ACATGGCCTACTTGAAGGATGCAGACACGGTAGCAGTCAGCATGAAATTTCCTAGTGGAGCAATTGTTACTTTGGACATCAGTCAGCACTGTACTACAAGCTGTGATCAGAGATTAGAG GTTCATGGTTCTCAAGGAACATTACGGGTAGATAATCAGAATCCCTTGGGAATTACAGAACATGGAACGTCTGTATCCATATATTCACAAACCCAGGCTGATCGTTACAAAGAAGCATACAGAGAACTCTTTAGACACTTTCTCAGAACCCTcaaag GCAAAGAACCCCCTGTTATCACCAAAGAGCAGTTTCTCTGGACCATTCAGgtagctgcagctgctgagcagtcTTGGAGGAACGGATCTGCTGTAGACTTACGCAACGAAGCAATAGATGTGTCTCTAATCAAGACTGAAATAATGTGA
- the LOC142000993 gene encoding inositol 2-dehydrogenase-like isoform X2 codes for MGRKKKTLHDYAAEFTDLGVKRHLIEHGAAGESSVVETLYCKSCELPMRVRRDRILEHLSSGRHYRNRRLVKQHGLRTPILISADSELGTSLSMQLDTPSLLSQPSFILSTNPCITSTGTSYSMVPSPLSYHKSLIPVHPSAISSTTTIVSAREDQTPSTSTSHPSAFAALHMRNAPFPSKQNTQRLVISEASNSVASGGSVGRYSSNGTSGSNIGLALFGVGLGNKALFQSLMEENGCCLLYIVEDQLPDVERAFSTEFLANIRVLRQQDADIVLNDQRVSGAIICSPPEAASEIVIDALRAGKGVFCEKLPSLDRQTAEACFDEADRCGRPLVCGFYKRFDPALQFLYKKVRDSQALGTIHRISTVSSIYPAASLSFLKKSGGIFYNAAVHDIDIISLLLGESAPDTIFSLGHAFCADMAYLKDADTVAVSMKFPSGAIVTLDISQHCTTSCDQRLEVHGSQGTLRVDNQNPLGITEHGTSVSIYSQTQADRYKEAYRELFRHFLRTLKDHQKKFYGGSLVYGLY; via the exons ATGGGGCGCAAGAAGAAAACGCTGCACGACTACGCGGCCGAGTTCACCGACCTGGGCGTCAAGCGGCACCTGATCGAGCACGGCGCCGCCGGGGAGAGCTCGGTGGTGGAGACGCTCTACTGCAAGTCCTGCGAGCTGCCCATGCGGGTGCGGCGGGACCGCATCCTGGAGCACCTCTCCTCCGGCCGGCACTACCGCAACCGCCGCCTGGTCAAGCAGCACGGCCTCCGCACGCCCATCCTCAT ATCTGCAGATTCAGAACTTGGTACCAGCCTTTCCATGCAACTTGATACGCCTTCCCTACTTTCTCAGCCTTCATTTATTCTCTCAACCAACCCTTGCATcaccagcactggcaccagctaCAGCATGGTCCCATCTCCACTTTCCTACCACAAGTCCTTGATCCCTGTTCACCCTAGCGCCATCAGCTCTACAACCACCATTGTGTCTGCCAGAGAAGACCAAACACCTTCTACCTCCACAAGTCATCCTTCCGCATTTGCTGCCCTCCATATGAGAAATGCGCCTTTTCCCTCAAAACAGAACACCCAAAGACTTGTGATTTCTGAGGCATCCAACAGTGTTGCTTCTGGAGGGTCAGTGGGACGATACAGCAGTAATGGGACTTCAGGAAGCAATATCGGTCTTGCCCTCTTTGGTGTGGGGCTTGGTAACAAAGCCTTGTTTCAGAGTTTAATGGAAGAAAATGGCTGCTGTTTGCTTTACATTGTGGAGGATCAGCTACCAGACGTGGAACGTGCCTTCAGTACGGAATTCCTGGCTAATATCAGGGTGTTACGACAGCAGGATGCCGACATAGTGCTCAACGATCAACG TGTCTCTGGAGCCATCATCTGTTCCCCACCTGAAGCAGCTTCTGAAATTGTGATAGATGCTTTACGAGCAG GGAAAGGTGTGTTTTGTGAAAAGCTACCCAGTTTAGACAGGCAGACAGCGGAGGCTTGTTTCGATGAAGCTGACAGATGTGGAAGACCATTAGTCTGTGGATTCTACAA GCGTTTTGATCCAGCCCTGCAGTTCTTGTATAAAAAAGTCCGTGACAGCCAGGCACTGGGGACGATTCATCGGATTTCGACAGTTAGCAGCATATATCCAGCAGCATCTCTTAGCTTCCTAAAAAAGTCAG GTGGGATTTTCTATAATGCTGCTGTACATGATATTGACATTATCAGTTTATTGCTGGGAGAAAGTGCACCAGATACAATATTTTCACTGGGACATGCTTTCTGTGCAG ACATGGCCTACTTGAAGGATGCAGACACGGTAGCAGTCAGCATGAAATTTCCTAGTGGAGCAATTGTTACTTTGGACATCAGTCAGCACTGTACTACAAGCTGTGATCAGAGATTAGAG GTTCATGGTTCTCAAGGAACATTACGGGTAGATAATCAGAATCCCTTGGGAATTACAGAACATGGAACGTCTGTATCCATATATTCACAAACCCAGGCTGATCGTTACAAAGAAGCATACAGAGAACTCTTTAGACACTTTCTCAGAACCCTcaaag ATCATCAGAAAAAATTCTATGGTGGGTCACTGGTCTATGGACTATACTGA